In Hamadaea flava, a genomic segment contains:
- a CDS encoding ABC transporter permease, giving the protein MLLLWMSGLIRRRGARIVAAALAVAAAVALTAYLDQFVTTSQSSMTARAVSRVAVDWQVAVSPGADVAKVRSAVTTQPGTAAVFPVSYARLPGLSARSGDEQHTTADAVVLGIPAGYRDVFAGQIRVLSGDPAGVLIAQQTASNLHAAPGSQVAVHRPGLPPATVTVGAVVDLPQANTLFQDVDAPPSAQPTAPPDNVLILPSALYSQVIVGPMASSHGQALSTQLHVRRDHPLPSSPSAAYVAETAASHHLDAVLHGLGHTGDNLAATLDAARSDASYATVLFFFLGLPAVAVAAGITAVIAATGATRRRRDYALARTRGATTGQLLLLAGGEAALVAVLGCLLGIAAAAVGGGAATGGFRSAALVASLAGIAVTVVSVAVPAWREVRSTEIHAARAVVATPRRKAVYPVAAVVCAAMSALVWQHTRGHSYNLVLAPEGVAAISVDYGAFTAPALLWIAVTSGAYGLTMVLLTRGRPVAGALVRVWTGRPLAATGTSMLTHQRALIARTVTLLVVTLAFAISTATFTRTYQQQATVDARLTNGADVTVTTTAPVETVASVAGVRSAQPLQHRYAYVGADLQDLFGVDPAGIRTVGLQDSWFTGGSANQLLDRLARQPDAILASAETVADYQLRPGDPITLRINGSGTAASTATFHYAGVVTEFPTAPKDSFFVANAAYLNHVGGAPTTTTYLVSAARPAATAQAMRKRLGAQATITDITTTAATIGSSLTAVDLTGLARIETSFAIVLVLATAGLLFALTLAERRRTFTLAALIGARRRHLFGFVAAEAFVIIVAALVLGAASAGIITVMLVQVLHGVFDPPPDHPSVAWAYTALVVAAAIGSLAVAALFGARHARPDPEFARER; this is encoded by the coding sequence ATGCTGTTGTTGTGGATGTCTGGTCTCATCCGCCGCCGTGGCGCACGGATCGTGGCCGCCGCGCTGGCCGTCGCAGCGGCGGTCGCACTGACGGCGTACCTGGACCAGTTCGTGACCACGTCACAGTCGTCGATGACTGCGCGGGCGGTCAGCCGGGTCGCCGTTGACTGGCAGGTCGCCGTGTCCCCCGGCGCCGACGTCGCGAAGGTGCGGTCGGCGGTCACCACGCAGCCGGGCACCGCCGCCGTGTTTCCGGTCTCCTACGCGCGGCTTCCCGGGCTGTCGGCGCGCAGCGGCGACGAGCAGCACACGACCGCCGACGCCGTCGTTCTGGGAATTCCAGCCGGATACCGGGACGTGTTCGCGGGTCAGATCAGGGTTCTGTCCGGTGATCCGGCCGGGGTGCTGATAGCCCAGCAGACCGCGTCGAACTTGCATGCCGCGCCGGGATCGCAGGTCGCCGTGCACCGTCCCGGTCTGCCGCCGGCGACGGTCACCGTCGGCGCGGTCGTTGATCTGCCGCAGGCTAACACCCTGTTCCAGGATGTGGACGCGCCGCCGTCGGCGCAGCCGACCGCGCCACCGGACAACGTGCTGATCCTGCCATCTGCGTTGTACAGCCAGGTGATCGTGGGCCCAATGGCGTCGTCCCACGGGCAGGCGCTGTCGACGCAGCTGCACGTGCGCCGTGATCACCCGCTGCCTTCCTCCCCGTCGGCCGCATATGTCGCGGAGACCGCCGCCTCGCACCACCTCGACGCGGTGCTGCACGGGCTCGGTCACACCGGCGACAACCTGGCCGCCACCCTCGACGCGGCCCGTTCCGACGCCTCGTACGCGACGGTGTTGTTCTTCTTCCTGGGCTTGCCTGCAGTGGCGGTCGCAGCGGGGATCACGGCGGTCATCGCCGCCACTGGCGCGACTCGCCGGCGCCGCGACTATGCCCTGGCCCGCACCCGCGGGGCCACCACCGGCCAGCTGCTGCTGCTGGCCGGCGGCGAAGCGGCCCTGGTCGCGGTGCTGGGCTGTCTGCTCGGCATCGCCGCAGCCGCTGTGGGCGGTGGCGCCGCAACCGGCGGGTTCCGGTCCGCTGCGCTCGTGGCGAGTCTGGCCGGGATCGCGGTCACCGTCGTGTCGGTGGCCGTCCCGGCGTGGCGCGAGGTGCGGTCAACAGAGATCCACGCGGCACGCGCCGTCGTCGCCACGCCACGCCGAAAGGCGGTCTACCCAGTCGCCGCAGTGGTGTGCGCGGCCATGAGCGCACTGGTCTGGCAGCACACTCGCGGGCACAGCTACAACCTGGTCCTCGCCCCGGAAGGAGTGGCGGCGATCTCGGTCGACTATGGGGCGTTCACCGCACCGGCGCTGCTGTGGATCGCGGTAACCAGCGGCGCGTACGGGCTGACCATGGTGCTGCTGACCCGCGGCCGGCCGGTCGCCGGTGCGCTGGTGCGCGTCTGGACCGGCCGACCGCTGGCGGCAACCGGCACGTCGATGCTGACCCACCAGCGGGCGCTGATCGCCCGCACGGTGACGCTGCTGGTGGTCACCCTGGCATTCGCCATCAGCACAGCCACCTTCACCCGCACCTACCAGCAGCAGGCCACCGTCGACGCCCGGCTGACAAACGGCGCGGACGTGACCGTCACCACGACCGCACCGGTCGAGACCGTCGCATCCGTGGCCGGTGTCCGCTCCGCGCAGCCGCTGCAGCACCGGTACGCCTACGTCGGCGCGGATCTGCAAGACCTGTTCGGGGTTGACCCAGCGGGCATTCGCACGGTCGGGCTGCAAGACAGCTGGTTTACCGGCGGGTCAGCTAACCAGCTGCTCGACCGGCTGGCCCGGCAACCCGACGCGATCTTGGCTTCGGCCGAGACGGTCGCCGACTATCAACTGCGACCGGGTGACCCGATCACGTTGCGGATCAACGGCTCCGGCACCGCGGCATCGACGGCGACGTTCCACTACGCCGGCGTGGTCACCGAGTTCCCCACCGCGCCGAAAGACAGCTTCTTCGTCGCCAACGCCGCATACCTCAATCACGTCGGCGGGGCGCCGACCACGACCACCTACCTGGTCAGCGCAGCCAGACCGGCGGCCACCGCCCAAGCCATGCGGAAGCGACTCGGCGCGCAGGCCACGATCACCGACATCACCACCACGGCAGCCACCATCGGATCCAGCCTCACCGCCGTCGACCTGACCGGCCTCGCCCGGATCGAGACGTCGTTCGCGATCGTCCTGGTGCTGGCCACAGCCGGGCTGCTGTTCGCGCTGACACTCGCCGAACGGCGGCGCACCTTCACCCTGGCGGCCCTGATCGGCGCCCGCCGCCGGCACCTGTTCGGCTTCGTGGCCGCGGAGGCGTTCGTAATCATCGTCGCCGCGCTGGTGCTGGGTGCCGCGTCCGCCGGGATCATCACGGTGATGCTGGTGCAGGTGTTGCACGGAGTGTTCGACCCGCCGCCGGACCATCCGTCGGTCGCGTGGGCGTACACCGCCCTGGTCGTCGCCGCGGCGATCGGATCCCTGGCTGTGGCGGCGCTGTTCGGCGCCCGGCACGCGCGGCCGGACCCCGAGTTCGCCCGCGAGCGGTGA
- a CDS encoding VTT domain-containing protein, producing MSQLASTTSGVLDPTQLISAFGLIGIMVIVFAESGLLVGFFLPGDSLLFTAGLLVASDRYLHYPLWVVIAAICVAAIIGDQVGYLFGRKVGPGLFRKPDARLFKQRYLTQAQHFFDHHGARSIVLARFVPLVRTFAPIVAGTAEMRYRTFVLYNIAGGVAWGTVVTVAGYFLGQLPVVANNIEVILVAIVAVSFVPVAIELLRGRRRARKTAAGSKPADGPAADTPQP from the coding sequence GTGAGTCAGCTCGCCTCGACCACGTCTGGGGTGCTCGACCCCACACAGCTGATCTCGGCGTTCGGGCTGATCGGCATCATGGTGATCGTCTTCGCCGAGTCGGGTCTGCTTGTCGGTTTTTTCCTGCCCGGCGACTCGCTGTTGTTCACCGCTGGCCTCCTGGTGGCTTCGGATCGCTACCTGCACTACCCGTTGTGGGTGGTGATCGCGGCGATCTGCGTCGCGGCGATCATCGGCGACCAGGTCGGATATCTGTTCGGGCGCAAGGTCGGTCCGGGGCTGTTCCGTAAACCGGACGCCCGGCTGTTCAAGCAGCGATACTTGACGCAGGCCCAGCATTTCTTCGACCACCACGGCGCCCGGTCGATCGTCCTGGCCAGGTTCGTTCCGCTGGTACGCACGTTCGCACCGATCGTCGCCGGCACCGCCGAGATGCGCTACCGCACGTTCGTCCTCTACAACATCGCCGGCGGTGTGGCCTGGGGAACCGTGGTCACCGTCGCCGGCTATTTCCTCGGCCAGCTGCCCGTGGTGGCCAACAATATCGAGGTCATCCTTGTAGCGATCGTCGCGGTCTCGTTCGTCCCGGTCGCGATCGAACTCTTGCGGGGGCGGCGACGCGCCCGCAAGACTGCGGCGGGTTCGAAGCCCGCAGACGGTCCCGCGGCAGATACGCCGCAGCCGTGA
- a CDS encoding phosphatase PAP2 family protein, protein MAFAGGRSADPVTVLPCAPSPAQLADRPRHTAAVVAVLAGIAFSALMTAVWLGWPPLIILDQRVAEWLTSGVSSHPGQLTTLRVITTLGSTTMLASVMTITAIVIVARRWWRAAAFLAVAELAPLLVGPVLKLLMDRARPVVAHVLVAPPATLSFPSGHALGSTVSYGAILWLCLPLLPQRRLEVAASTVAALVALVGFSRVALGVHYVSDVAGGWLPGLAWLAMSALLVTRRR, encoded by the coding sequence ATGGCGTTCGCTGGCGGCAGATCGGCCGACCCTGTGACGGTGCTGCCGTGCGCCCCGTCGCCAGCGCAGCTCGCCGACCGTCCGCGGCATACAGCGGCGGTGGTCGCCGTGCTGGCGGGGATCGCTTTCAGCGCGTTGATGACGGCGGTGTGGTTGGGCTGGCCGCCCCTGATCATCCTCGATCAGCGAGTCGCCGAGTGGCTGACGAGCGGAGTGAGTTCGCACCCTGGTCAGCTGACCACCCTGCGAGTGATCACGACGCTCGGGTCGACGACCATGCTCGCCAGTGTCATGACCATCACGGCGATAGTCATCGTCGCGCGGCGCTGGTGGCGGGCGGCTGCGTTCCTGGCCGTCGCCGAGCTCGCCCCGCTGCTGGTGGGTCCAGTACTGAAGCTGCTGATGGACCGGGCACGTCCCGTCGTCGCTCATGTGCTCGTCGCGCCGCCGGCCACGTTGAGCTTTCCCAGTGGCCACGCACTGGGCTCGACGGTCTCCTACGGGGCGATCCTGTGGCTATGCCTGCCGCTGTTGCCGCAACGACGTCTGGAGGTCGCGGCATCCACGGTGGCGGCGCTGGTTGCGCTCGTCGGGTTCAGCCGGGTGGCGCTCGGCGTCCACTACGTGTCCGATGTGGCCGGCGGATGGCTGCCCGGGCTGGCATGGCTGGCGATGTCGGCCCTGCTCGTGACGCGCCGACGCTGA
- a CDS encoding ABC transporter permease encodes MSSTGVQFSVTFGIVLAVLTLAAAAVTAIAGLHVWRAILTATLRAVAQLAVVSAILAWVLTRWGATVAFIALMVVVATVTSARRIGRQRRAWSVGIAIVSGAGPVLALILATGTVPASPIAIVPIAGILIGGAMTATSLSGRQVMDTLIGRRGEFEALLSLGFVESAAVRELCRNPAGRALHPALDQTRTVGLVTLPGAFVGVLLGGGSPLQAGATQLLVLIGLLAAEGTAVWIVLELFAWSVISPQREGG; translated from the coding sequence GTGAGTTCGACCGGTGTGCAGTTCAGCGTGACCTTCGGCATCGTACTGGCCGTCCTCACCCTCGCCGCAGCGGCGGTCACCGCCATCGCCGGGCTACATGTCTGGCGGGCGATCTTGACCGCGACCTTGCGCGCCGTCGCTCAACTGGCGGTCGTGTCGGCGATCCTGGCCTGGGTCCTCACCCGCTGGGGCGCCACAGTCGCGTTCATCGCGCTGATGGTCGTCGTCGCCACCGTCACCAGCGCCCGCCGGATCGGCAGGCAGCGTCGTGCGTGGTCAGTGGGCATCGCGATCGTTTCCGGTGCGGGACCTGTCTTGGCCTTGATCCTGGCGACAGGGACTGTTCCGGCAAGCCCCATCGCGATCGTGCCGATCGCCGGGATCCTCATCGGCGGGGCGATGACCGCGACGTCGCTGTCGGGCCGTCAGGTGATGGACACGCTGATCGGACGGCGCGGTGAGTTCGAGGCGCTGTTGTCGCTCGGATTCGTCGAATCGGCCGCCGTCCGCGAACTGTGCCGCAATCCCGCCGGCCGGGCGTTGCACCCGGCGCTCGATCAGACCAGGACCGTCGGGCTGGTCACGCTCCCCGGCGCGTTCGTCGGCGTCCTGCTCGGCGGCGGCAGCCCGCTGCAGGCTGGCGCGACGCAGCTACTCGTCCTCATCGGGCTGCTCGCCGCCGAAGGCACCGCCGTATGGATCGTGCTCGAACTGTTCGCCTGGAGCGTCATCAGCCCACAGCGTGAAGGCGGTTGA
- a CDS encoding serine hydrolase domain-containing protein, which produces MLTPKATGAPMRQDTGFLIGSITKIMTTTVVFQQVERGTLDLDAPVVDYLPEFRLAVPGAAEKIQVRHLVTHTSGIDADLFFPDASGRDALKTYVERLGRECGALFEPGECVSYSNGGMIVAGRLLEVVTGQPYHELLERDVFATAGMADACTSAERAILRSTAIGHFPDPATGAVRPTGMFTLPPTWGPAGGTAIGTIAHLLAFGRAHLNDGIGPSGARLLSAESVARMRSVAFDTGTPNTSPVGHGWLVRSLGGTTVLTMSGASPGGVAVLVVVPEHDLVFAAYGNDSRALALHDELLLWLAGLFGPVETPTYAPQTVDLAPYAGTYRSNQLRIDVSVVDGALEEQITYEPHDQVQERIFTGFIGGPLTAPPLRYVPIGKDLFAPAGIPLDGLPPHYLISYHCEAAYRCAGGRMTRRTAV; this is translated from the coding sequence GTGCTCACCCCCAAGGCCACCGGGGCGCCGATGCGACAGGACACCGGCTTCCTGATTGGATCCATCACCAAGATCATGACCACCACGGTCGTGTTCCAGCAAGTCGAGAGGGGAACGCTGGACCTCGACGCGCCGGTCGTCGACTACCTGCCGGAGTTCCGGCTGGCGGTGCCGGGCGCGGCCGAGAAGATCCAGGTTCGCCACCTCGTCACCCACACCAGCGGCATCGACGCCGACCTGTTCTTCCCCGACGCGTCGGGCCGCGACGCCCTCAAGACTTACGTGGAACGGCTGGGCCGCGAATGCGGCGCGCTTTTCGAGCCCGGCGAATGTGTCAGCTACTCCAACGGCGGCATGATCGTCGCCGGCCGGCTGCTGGAGGTCGTCACCGGCCAGCCGTATCACGAGCTTCTCGAGCGGGACGTCTTCGCGACCGCTGGGATGGCCGACGCGTGCACCTCCGCTGAGCGCGCGATCCTGCGCTCCACCGCGATCGGGCATTTCCCGGATCCGGCCACCGGAGCCGTCCGGCCGACTGGCATGTTCACCCTGCCACCGACCTGGGGACCGGCCGGTGGCACCGCGATCGGCACGATCGCCCACCTGCTCGCGTTCGGCCGCGCCCACCTCAACGACGGCATCGGCCCGTCGGGAGCCCGCCTGCTGTCGGCGGAATCGGTTGCCCGGATGCGGTCGGTCGCCTTCGACACGGGTACGCCGAACACCTCGCCGGTCGGTCACGGCTGGCTGGTGCGCTCGCTCGGCGGCACTACGGTCCTCACCATGTCCGGCGCCTCGCCCGGCGGCGTGGCGGTGCTGGTCGTCGTGCCCGAACACGACCTGGTATTCGCCGCGTACGGCAACGACTCGCGTGCCCTGGCGTTGCACGACGAGCTGCTGCTGTGGCTGGCCGGGCTATTCGGCCCGGTGGAAACACCCACCTACGCACCTCAGACCGTCGACCTCGCACCGTACGCGGGAACCTACCGCTCCAACCAGCTACGCATCGACGTCAGCGTCGTCGACGGCGCACTGGAGGAGCAGATCACCTACGAACCGCACGACCAGGTACAGGAACGCATCTTCACCGGGTTCATCGGCGGACCGCTCACCGCACCGCCCCTGCGATACGTGCCGATCGGCAAGGACCTGTTCGCCCCGGCCGGGATCCCCCTCGACGGGCTGCCGCCGCACTACCTGATCTCCTACCACTGCGAAGCGGCGTACCGGTGTGCCGGCGGTCGCATGACCCGGCGCACCGCCGTCTGA
- a CDS encoding MerR family transcriptional regulator: protein MNDELAAGRHLLTIGQLADYTGVTIKAVRVYHDRGLLPEPPRDSSGYRRYGADHAIQLVKIRTLAEAGVPLARIKELLKATPERFSAALDEIDHNLAQRAERIQLTRQRIAALDHGDRLFVTPEVAEYLDQLRRLGISERSILLERDLWILLQSAAPQEAAAWIADKTSAITDPEFQQLYRDYDAAFDWSPHDPRLPELAERTHHWYGSRQAGEDDGPAPAPAITRLANVAAGASSPAWTRIGELARRTP from the coding sequence ATGAACGACGAGCTGGCCGCGGGGCGGCATCTGCTGACCATCGGCCAGCTCGCCGACTACACGGGCGTGACGATCAAAGCGGTACGCGTCTACCACGACCGGGGCCTGCTGCCCGAGCCGCCACGCGACTCCTCCGGCTATCGACGCTACGGCGCCGACCACGCGATCCAGCTGGTCAAAATCCGCACCCTGGCCGAAGCCGGGGTGCCGCTGGCCCGGATCAAAGAGCTGCTGAAAGCCACCCCCGAACGGTTCAGCGCCGCGCTGGACGAGATCGACCACAACCTGGCCCAACGAGCCGAGCGGATCCAGCTGACCCGGCAGCGGATCGCCGCGCTCGACCACGGCGACCGACTGTTCGTGACGCCCGAGGTCGCCGAGTACCTCGACCAGCTACGCCGGCTCGGCATCAGCGAACGCAGCATCCTCCTCGAACGCGACCTGTGGATCCTGCTGCAATCGGCGGCACCACAGGAGGCGGCCGCCTGGATCGCCGACAAGACCTCGGCCATCACCGACCCCGAGTTCCAGCAGCTGTATCGCGACTACGACGCCGCCTTCGACTGGTCACCGCACGATCCCCGCCTGCCCGAGCTGGCCGAACGCACCCACCACTGGTACGGCTCACGACAGGCGGGCGAGGACGACGGACCCGCACCCGCCCCGGCGATCACCCGCCTGGCCAATGTCGCCGCCGGTGCATCCTCCCCCGCCTGGACCAGGATCGGCGAACTGGCCCGGCGTACGCCGTGA
- a CDS encoding DUF4287 domain-containing protein gives MSFQAYLDAIEDKTGKTPRTLVEQAKQLGYDADGVKAGAIIDWLKEEYGLGRGHAMALVHVITKGPKISTKHVGTDGTHRDATDTLWLDGKATRPV, from the coding sequence ATGTCGTTCCAGGCCTACCTCGACGCGATCGAGGACAAGACCGGAAAGACCCCGCGTACCCTGGTCGAGCAGGCCAAACAACTCGGCTACGATGCAGACGGCGTGAAAGCCGGCGCGATCATCGACTGGTTGAAAGAAGAATACGGCCTCGGGCGCGGACACGCGATGGCCCTGGTCCACGTCATCACGAAGGGGCCGAAGATCAGCACCAAACACGTCGGAACAGACGGCACACACCGCGACGCCACCGACACCCTCTGGCTGGACGGCAAGGCCACGCGACCAGTCTGA
- a CDS encoding putative bifunctional diguanylate cyclase/phosphodiesterase, which translates to MSTSRLIILYVAAMIVLTVAYVLWPAGSSLLVAGVAAIAVGAVAVGVERHRPQRRAAWILVGASLATTAAARVTYDALPGQPGTLKSGIWSVWLLHLATLLALGCAVLGLVRTGTRRTSVIIDAVTITLGAGLLLGVLVALPYAGQPGIGVLWKVVRVAYVARDVAIFTLAAVLAMTARATASRVLLEIGLVAVVVYDVLFRLGRIRGEWLSGTPLDVIWLLFFAAVGAAALVPSMTHFDHPAAVAMSLAEQPTRRRLGLVLAAALMPSMVLVITIFGVPRWYESLLAAAATAVLLLIFARLLDVTSQLRAQIRGERVVGEAVSEFAYAHDTADIASVVDRAVRRLVKPGRPYRVALVPADEQSPIPPALEPSGRNATWSFALTDAATGQPDHAGPRRSTAEPLTTPDGVDNANVMVVEADPRTLADLGLRLEALAIQAGLALQRIGLDRQIARHTRETYFRTLVQKSTDIILIIDDDDGIRYATPSAFSLLGQRSLDGESVLNMVEPLSRAAAAELLARARRGAAQQPSASGPYSLERVDWTLSSADGAIAHVEVSCRDLRSDPSIGGLVLTLRNVTEQRRLEHELAQRALHDPLTGLGNRLLFTGQLDAVLAKPDRADAVAAVLFVDLDDMKLINDGFGHEVGDTVLTAVARRLTDFLVERNGPAQDTAARLGGDEFAVLLTGIADPRSLELAASALTVELAQPIDVAGAEIPCGASVGVATTVDARTARDLLRNADLALYAAKGTGKSQWRRYEPWMRRSLMDRLALRTSLEHAVDNHEYFLEYQPIVELQSRTTVGFEALLRWQHPTRGRLSPHAFIGVAEETGLITRIGDWVLTTSLDAARRWGEQTAGRAPYVAINVSARQFRNETFAGSFRRLLAESGLPSDRVVLEITESLLLGEDDRIRSDLQRLRSAGVRIAIDDFGTGYSALSYLRHVPLDIVKLDRAFITAMTKSGKQRELVAGIVTLARILNLQVIAEGIETQSQAEAARQAGCDFGQGFLFSRPLPDPEAVRWAVGEVVPGADG; encoded by the coding sequence ATGAGCACAAGTCGACTGATCATTTTGTATGTCGCCGCCATGATTGTTTTGACCGTGGCGTATGTGCTGTGGCCTGCGGGCTCTTCGCTGCTGGTGGCCGGGGTGGCGGCGATCGCTGTTGGGGCCGTGGCGGTGGGCGTAGAACGCCACCGACCGCAGCGACGCGCGGCATGGATCTTGGTTGGCGCGTCGCTGGCCACGACCGCCGCAGCGCGCGTCACGTATGACGCGCTGCCCGGGCAGCCCGGGACGCTCAAGTCTGGGATCTGGAGCGTGTGGCTGCTGCACTTGGCCACACTCCTCGCGTTGGGATGCGCCGTGCTGGGCCTGGTCCGCACGGGCACTCGGCGCACCTCGGTGATCATCGACGCCGTGACGATCACCCTCGGCGCGGGCCTGCTGCTCGGTGTGCTGGTTGCGCTCCCATACGCGGGCCAGCCGGGTATCGGCGTGCTGTGGAAGGTCGTACGGGTGGCGTATGTCGCTCGTGACGTCGCGATCTTCACGTTGGCGGCGGTGCTGGCGATGACGGCGCGGGCAACGGCTTCCAGGGTCTTGCTGGAGATCGGTCTGGTGGCTGTAGTGGTTTACGACGTGCTGTTCCGGCTCGGTCGGATCCGCGGTGAGTGGCTGTCCGGGACGCCGCTGGATGTCATATGGCTGTTGTTCTTCGCCGCGGTCGGCGCCGCGGCGTTGGTGCCGTCGATGACCCATTTCGATCATCCGGCGGCCGTCGCGATGTCGTTGGCGGAACAGCCCACCCGCAGACGGCTCGGATTGGTGCTCGCTGCCGCGCTGATGCCCTCGATGGTGCTGGTGATCACCATCTTCGGGGTGCCGCGTTGGTATGAGAGCCTGCTCGCCGCTGCAGCGACCGCGGTGTTGCTGCTGATCTTCGCCCGGCTGCTGGACGTGACGTCACAGCTGCGGGCTCAGATTCGCGGGGAGCGGGTCGTCGGCGAAGCGGTGTCGGAATTCGCCTACGCGCATGACACGGCCGACATCGCATCCGTCGTGGATCGAGCCGTGCGGCGCCTGGTCAAACCAGGCCGGCCATACCGGGTCGCGTTGGTCCCGGCCGATGAGCAGTCGCCCATCCCCCCGGCCCTGGAGCCAAGCGGACGCAACGCAACCTGGTCATTCGCTCTCACGGACGCTGCGACGGGCCAACCTGACCATGCCGGCCCGCGACGGAGCACAGCCGAGCCACTGACAACCCCTGACGGCGTCGACAACGCCAATGTAATGGTCGTCGAAGCCGACCCGCGCACTCTGGCGGATCTGGGGTTACGACTGGAGGCTCTGGCAATACAGGCAGGCCTGGCCTTGCAGCGCATCGGGCTCGACAGGCAGATCGCGCGGCACACACGAGAGACCTATTTCCGCACGCTGGTGCAGAAGAGCACCGACATCATCCTGATCATCGACGACGACGACGGAATCCGGTATGCGACACCCTCGGCATTCTCGCTGCTGGGACAGCGGTCGCTGGATGGGGAGTCCGTGCTGAACATGGTGGAACCGCTGAGCCGGGCAGCGGCGGCGGAACTGCTCGCCCGTGCCCGTCGCGGCGCAGCGCAACAACCATCGGCCTCGGGCCCGTATTCGCTTGAGCGCGTTGACTGGACGCTGTCATCGGCTGACGGAGCGATCGCGCACGTCGAGGTCTCCTGCCGCGACCTGCGCTCGGACCCGTCGATTGGCGGGCTTGTCCTCACTTTGCGCAACGTCACCGAGCAGAGACGGCTGGAGCACGAACTCGCCCAGCGCGCATTGCACGACCCGCTGACCGGACTGGGCAATCGGCTGCTGTTCACCGGACAGCTCGATGCCGTCCTGGCGAAGCCGGACCGTGCTGATGCCGTCGCCGCGGTGCTTTTCGTCGACCTTGACGACATGAAGCTGATCAACGACGGATTTGGCCACGAAGTGGGCGACACCGTTCTGACCGCGGTCGCTCGCCGTCTGACCGATTTCCTTGTCGAGCGGAACGGGCCTGCGCAGGACACAGCCGCACGGCTCGGAGGCGATGAGTTCGCGGTCCTGCTGACCGGGATCGCGGACCCGCGGAGTCTCGAGCTGGCCGCTAGCGCCCTGACCGTCGAGCTGGCCCAGCCCATCGACGTGGCCGGCGCAGAGATACCGTGCGGCGCTAGCGTCGGGGTCGCGACGACCGTCGATGCAAGGACCGCCCGCGACCTGCTGCGCAACGCTGATCTGGCGTTGTACGCGGCGAAGGGAACCGGCAAGAGCCAATGGCGGCGCTACGAGCCGTGGATGCGCCGGAGTCTGATGGACCGGCTGGCGTTGCGCACCTCCCTCGAGCACGCGGTCGACAACCACGAGTACTTCCTGGAATATCAGCCGATCGTCGAGTTGCAGTCGCGGACCACTGTCGGCTTCGAGGCACTCCTACGCTGGCAGCATCCGACCCGTGGACGCTTGTCGCCGCACGCCTTCATCGGCGTCGCCGAGGAGACCGGCCTCATCACCAGGATCGGAGATTGGGTCCTCACAACATCGCTGGACGCGGCACGCCGCTGGGGCGAACAGACCGCAGGCCGGGCGCCATACGTCGCCATCAACGTCTCCGCCCGCCAGTTCCGCAACGAAACCTTCGCCGGCTCGTTCCGCCGGCTGCTGGCCGAAAGCGGACTACCGTCCGACCGCGTGGTGCTGGAGATCACCGAAAGCCTGCTGCTCGGCGAGGACGATCGGATCAGGTCCGACCTGCAACGGCTACGGTCGGCCGGCGTGCGCATCGCGATCGACGATTTCGGAACCGGATACTCGGCGTTGAGCTACCTACGCCACGTGCCGCTAGACATCGTCAAACTGGACCGGGCATTCATCACCGCCATGACCAAGTCCGGAAAGCAGCGCGAACTGGTCGCGGGCATTGTGACGCTGGCCAGAATCCTCAACCTGCAAGTCATCGCCGAAGGCATCGAAACGCAGAGTCAGGCTGAGGCGGCCCGGCAGGCCGGCTGCGACTTCGGCCAAGGATTCCTGTTCAGCCGACCCCTGCCCGACCCGGAAGCTGTGCGGTGGGCGGTGGGCGAGGTCGTCCCCGGAGCCGATGGTTGA